From Cyanobacteria bacterium QS_8_64_29:
CCTCGATCGCTGGCTGGCGCGCGCGCGCCCGGATTTATCCCGGGCTTACTTGCAATCGCTGATTGCCTCAGGCTACGTTGCCCGCAACGGCAGGCGCTGCACGGCCAAGCAAGCGCGCTTGCAGCGCGGCGACTGGGTGCAGTTGGCGCTGCCCGCCGCCCCACCGCAAGCCCCGCCCCCCGAAGCTTGGCCCCTCGACGTTCTCTACGAGGACGCGTGCTTGCTGGCGCTCAACAAGCCCGCCGGTTGGGTCGTTCACCCGGCCCCCGGCCATGCCAGCGGCACCGTAGTTAACGCCCTACTCGCCCACTGCGACTCGCTCTCGGGGCTGAGCGATCCCCAGCGTCCGGGCATCGTCCACCGCCTCGATCGCGACACTAGCGGCGCAATGGCCGTTGCCAAAACGGATGCAGCCCACCGCAGCCTGCAAGCCCAAATCCAAGCCCGAACGGCGCGGCGCCACTACCTCGGCCTCGTGCGCGGCTGCCCCCACCAGCGCGAGGGCACGATTGAAGCGCCCATCGGGCGCCATCCGCGCGATCGCAAAAAAATGGCCGTCCTGGCCAGTGGCGGACAGCCGGCTCGCACGCGCTGGCGCCTGCTCGAGGCCGGCACCAACTGGGCGGCGATCGCCTTCGAGCTCGAGACCGGCCGGACGCACCAGGTTCGGGTGCATGCAGCGCATCTGGGGCACCCCATCCTAGGGGATCCCGTTTACAGCTCGGGATCCCCTAAGGGACTGGCATTGACCGGTCAGGCCCTCCACGCCTGGTGCTTGCAGCTAGCGCATCCCCACTCGGGCGAGCCCCTCGAGGTCGTTGCCCCTCTGCCTGCCGAGCTAACCCAGCTGCGCTTGTCCCTGCAGCAGCGTTGGGGATAGGCACGCTAGCTGGCTCGCCGGTAGGGAACGGCCCGCTCGTAGTCGATGTTGAGGGCCGAGACGCGCAGCACGGACTGGGCCTTGGCACTGCTGATGCCGCGGGCCATCCCCAGAAACCGGCGGGGATCGCCCTCGCGCGGTTGGCGCTCTTGCGGCGTGAAGCGGCGCACGACAGGCTGCCACACGATCTGCGGAAAGCCCAGCTGGGCGCGGTAGTAGGGCCCGTAGCGCGGCGTTTTGAGGTTGAACGGCGTCTCGCCACTCTCGTGCTGGGGCAGGATGCGGCGGCGTTGGTAGGGAACGATACTGTAACCGAAGTTGTTAACGTACTCGTCGCTATCCAGTAGGGCGTCAATAAAGCTTTCTAGCCCCTGCTGGGCTATCACGATGGACCAGGCAATTTTTTCGCGCTCGCTGTAGACATCGCGCCCGAGCAGGCGCTGCACGCACAACTCGGCAAAGCGATAGTTGCTGTTGGGCTCATAGTTGCGGCGCCGGAACTGTTCCGAAGTGGCCAAGCCGCGAATGAAGTCCCGCACGGTAATCTGGCCGTAGCGCAGCTGGGACTCCAGAATTTTTTGGCGGTTGCTGCTCAGGATTTGGTGTTCGCTAAAGATCTGCCGGTAGGCAGCCCAAATGACGCGCTGGTAATCGCTCTCGGAGGCTAGCGACTCATCGGGTAGAACGTGCGGTTTCTCTTCGCTGCCCGTTTCGTACCCTTCGACGCGCGTGTTTTGACTGGCAGGAACGTATTCCAATACCGGAAGCGCCATATCCAACCCTCCGTCGGTCTAGGGAATCTTAAGTAAGCTTAACGTCAATCTTAAGGCGGGAGCGGCTGGCGCGCAGCGCCAACTTATAACTTCTTACCAATCAGTGCGCCCGGCCTACCAGCCCAGCAGGGACAGAAAGCCCGGCGCCGCCGTTTCGGGGGCGGTGCGATCACGGCTGCCATCGGTACGTATTTCGGCGCAAAACGTTGCCGTGTTGAGCCCGCCGAAGCGCTTGACCGTACTGGTGCGGATGCGCAAATTGGCCGTGGGGAACCAAAAGCGCTCGATGGTGCTCATGCTCTCGTATTCCGTAGCGAGCACTAGGGCATCTTCCCCGTCGAGCTCGTAGCGCCCCACTACCGGAATCTCCTCAGCGTAGCCGCGCTCGCGCAGCAAGCGGCCGCGCCGGCCCGAATCCGCATCCGGGACTAGGGCAAACACGCTGGAACCGGCGTGACTGTCGCCTTCCTTATCCCATGCCATGGCGCCATCCCAGCTGATCTGGGCGCCGCCAACGCTCAGCGCCGGATCGATTTGATGGAAATTGCAGATCTCGACGATCTTGGGGTTGCTAGCTGCCAGCGTCTCGACCTCAATATCCGAGCCGCCCGCCTCGGCGCGCCGGAACGGCAAGTGGTGGGTCGTGCGCAGCGATCGCCAGCTACCGGCACTCAGCTGGAAAAACTCCATTGCCTCCATGGCCAACCTCCCTAGACTGACGGTGCGTGCTCTCGGCGCAAGCCAAACGGCTGCTGGGGCATTTACCTGGGTGCTAACAAGCCAGCGAGCCGCGTAAGGCCTCCCAGCCGCTTGGCGGCCGCTATCGCACGGGATTGCCCCGGCTGCTAGCGCTCGGACTGCTCTGACTGAGCGGACCCGAGAGCTGCTTGTTTGGCCTGCAGCTCCTCGATTGCCGCATCAATCTTGACGATCTCGGGATTTTGGCCGATGTG
This genomic window contains:
- a CDS encoding phycobilisome rod-core linker polypeptide CpcG → MALPVLEYVPASQNTRVEGYETGSEEKPHVLPDESLASESDYQRVIWAAYRQIFSEHQILSSNRQKILESQLRYGQITVRDFIRGLATSEQFRRRNYEPNSNYRFAELCVQRLLGRDVYSEREKIAWSIVIAQQGLESFIDALLDSDEYVNNFGYSIVPYQRRRILPQHESGETPFNLKTPRYGPYYRAQLGFPQIVWQPVVRRFTPQERQPREGDPRRFLGMARGISSAKAQSVLRVSALNIDYERAVPYRRAS
- a CDS encoding phycobiliprotein lyase yields the protein MEAMEFFQLSAGSWRSLRTTHHLPFRRAEAGGSDIEVETLAASNPKIVEICNFHQIDPALSVGGAQISWDGAMAWDKEGDSHAGSSVFALVPDADSGRRGRLLRERGYAEEIPVVGRYELDGEDALVLATEYESMSTIERFWFPTANLRIRTSTVKRFGGLNTATFCAEIRTDGSRDRTAPETAAPGFLSLLGW
- a CDS encoding RluA family pseudouridine synthase, with translation MPSPPAPEAPQRLHVDAGGDRLDRWLARARPDLSRAYLQSLIASGYVARNGRRCTAKQARLQRGDWVQLALPAAPPQAPPPEAWPLDVLYEDACLLALNKPAGWVVHPAPGHASGTVVNALLAHCDSLSGLSDPQRPGIVHRLDRDTSGAMAVAKTDAAHRSLQAQIQARTARRHYLGLVRGCPHQREGTIEAPIGRHPRDRKKMAVLASGGQPARTRWRLLEAGTNWAAIAFELETGRTHQVRVHAAHLGHPILGDPVYSSGSPKGLALTGQALHAWCLQLAHPHSGEPLEVVAPLPAELTQLRLSLQQRWG